The window GCTCTGGCGTGGAGTACCCACTTTCTGCAATCAGGACACCCTCAAAACCTGCTGCACGGGCTTGTGCGATCAGTCGGGGAGAAACTTCCAGATCGATGTTCAGGGTGGTCAGGTCCCGGTTGTTCACTCCAATGATGGGGGCTCCTGAAGCCAGGGCAATGTCCAGTTCCTCTGCAGTGTGCACCTCCACCAGAGCATCCAGACCGCAATGATGGGTGTACTCCAGATATTCCCCGACCAGATCTCCCAGCACGGAAACCATCAGGAGGACAGCACTTGCGCCCCACTCCCGGGCCTCTTCGATCATTCTGGGATGCAGCACGAAATCCTTGCGCAGCACCGGAATGTCCACTTTTGCCACCACAGCTTTGAGAAACTCTGGAGAGCCTTTGAAGTAGCGCTCCTCGGTCAGGACGCTGATGGCACTGGCCCCTCCACGCTGATACGACAGTGCCGCCTCAACAGGATCAAGTTCTGCGATGGCCCCCAGAGATGGACTGGCCTGTTTCACTTCGGCAATGAGGGCCAGAGGCGAATTTCTCAGGGCCTCTTCAAAACGCCGGGTTCGCTGTTGCTCTTGAAAATCCGTGGTGACAGGAAGAGGGTAATCCTGTGCCCGCAGGGTGCAGATTTCGCCCAGCACACCAGGGACACGGGTGAGGTCAGGTAAATGCATGACAGCATTGTACCCACTTGCTTTGATGGGAAACGCAAGTCGTTTAACGAAGTGTTGAGGGTTTGCAGGCAGTAGGCCTTCTCACCATCTCAGAAGACAGAACATCACTACCATAAGGCATATGCAACGCGTGCTGATCATTGAAAACAAGAAGGCGGGCCGTGGAAACCACAACCTGCATGAGTTCCGCGACCTGATGATTGACAAAGGCATCAATGTGGTGGAGCGGGAACTCAGCCGGGAAACCACCCCCCATGCCCTCACTGCCGATGCAGACACTTTCGAGGCGGTGGTGGCTGCAGGTGGGGACGGCACCATCAGTTGTGTGGCCCACGCCCTCTCAGGGAAAGACATCCCACTCCTCACGTTCCCTGCAGGAACCGCCAACCTGATTGCCGTCAATCTGGGCATTCAGGACCATGCAGAGAACCTGTATGACCTGCTGGAAAACGGCGAATCCTCCAGAATCGATCTGGCGGAACTGGTGGTGGGCACCAAGCAATACGGTTTCACCATGCTTGCAGGGGTGGGTCTGGATGCTGAAATGATCCATGCCAGTGAAGAACTGAAACCCACCCTCGGGGTGGCCGCCTATGTGGTGGCCATGCTGAAAAAAATCGCTGTTCCAGAAGCAGACATCACCCTCGAAATGGATGGCAAAACGGTCAAAACCAGAGGCATGAGTGTGATGATCGCCAATTTCGGGATGGCCACCTTCGGCATCCCCATCGCAGAAGGCATCGATCCCAGCGATGGCCTGTTCACCATCATCGTGCTGAAAGGCAACACACCACTGGCCCTGGTCCCAAGCATCATCGAGAGCATCAAAGCCCACCTGAAGGTCGGCAAAGTGGATTACGGAGACCGGGTGGAGATCTACCACTGCCGTGAGATCACCATTCACACCGACCCGGTGCTCCCCGTTCAGTACGACGGTGAAGTGGTGGAGGATGCACACACGCCGGTTCATGCACGGGTGATCCCCAGAGCTGTCCGCATGATCCGGGCGAGGGAGAAAGAGGAACTGGCGACTTGAAGCCAAGAGCCGAGAGCCGGCGACCCAGTGCGACCCAGCGACCCAGCCGATCAAACCGCTTTGATCGGCGCATTGGGGTCAAGAAGCCGCCTGGGGAGCACGTATTCAGGGCCAAGACAGAGCCGAGAGCCGAAAGCCGAGAGCAAGGTCATTTCTGGGATTTGCTGTGTCAAGAACTCCACAGAATGCCGACCAGGTGTATCAACACACTCTTGTATCGGATGGGTTGACTGCAAAACCAATTCATAGAACTTGCGCACCAGCGTGCTTTTTGCACTCGGCCCTCGGCCCTTGGCCCTCGGCAAAACCACTCCATCTTCCTGCCCTTAATCACCCCGCCGTGCTAGACTCTTGTGGTATGGTGTTTTCCCCTGGTAACGGAGAAGTTCAAATCAGCGCTGAGACCATCCAGCAGCGCATCAGAGAAATCGGTGAGCAGATCACCCGTGATTATGCAGGTCAGGAGCCCCATCTGATCTGTGTTTTAAACGGTGCGTTTCTGTTCCATGCAGATCTGGTCCGGGCGATCAATCTGCCCCTCACGGTGGATTTTCTGGCCGTGTCGTCTTATGGCAATGCCAAGCAGTCGAGTGGTGAGGTGAAGCTCATCAAGGACCTGAGCCTGCCCATTTCCAACCGCCATGTGATTCTGGTCGAGGACATTGTGGACACCGGCATCACCATGAATTACCTGCTGCACTACCTGGAGGGGCGTCAGCCTGCCAGCCTGAAGGTGGCTGCCCTGCTGTCCAAACCTTCCCGCCGCAAGGTTCAGGTGCCCGTGGAGTATGTGGGGTTCGAGATCCCAGATGCCTTCGTGTATGGTTTCGGTCTGGACCGTTCACAGCGGGACCGCAACCTGACTTTCATCACTTCCCAAGAGACCTGAGATGCTGAGCCTGGATGAACGCTTGAAGTTTGCCCTTCAGGAAGACATTGGCCGTGGCGATGTGACCACCCTTTCCACGGTCCCAACAGGGCAGCAGGGCATCGGTCTGCTGAAACTCAAGAGCACGGGTGTGGTTTTTGGACTGGATGTGGCACGTTCGGTGTTCCATCTGGTGGACCCTGAATTGCAGGTGTCCTGGGATGTGCAAGACGGCCGTGCGCTTGATCCTCAGGTGCTGGGCAAAGTCACGGGCAGCATGCAGAGCATTTTGCTCGGCGAGCGTCTGGCCCTGAACCTGATGCAGCGTCTTTCTGGCGTTGCCACCCTGACACGTGCATTTGTGGATGCTCTTGGTGACAGCAACACAAAAGTGCTGGACACCCGCAAGACCACGCCTTTGTGGCGTGATCTGGAGAAGGCCGCCGTGCGTGCCGGAGGTGGGGTCAACCACCGTTTCGGTCTGGACGATGGTCTGCTGATCAAGGACAACCATGTGGTGGCTGCAGGTGGCGTGAGGAATGCCATTCAGGCTGCCAAAGAGCGGTTTTACCTGATCAAGATCGAATGCGAAGTGGAATCCCTTGAGCAGTTGCGAGAAGCCATCGAAGCAGGTGCAGACCGCATCATGCTGGACAACATGGATGATGCAAACCTGCAAGCAGCAGTGCGGATTCGCAATGAACTCAATCCAGCCATCTCGCTGGAGGCCAGTGGCAACATGTCTATTGAACGTCTGAGACGCATCAAGGACTTTGGTCTGGATTTTGTGAGTGTGGGTGCCCTGACGCATTCAGCCACAAGTTTGGACATCTCGCTGGATGTTCGGCTCGCCTGACCCAACAATGACAGTCTGAGGCTGCCTGCAGCATGGATCTGCAAAGGGCACGCATGGACTGTCATTTTATTGTTTTTCAAACAAGCATTTGCCTGTCTCAAAGGGTTGAAACTTTCACACGTTCCTGACCAAGTTACGCAGAAACCATAACATAACTCATAAACCTCATGGTGACCTGGAGCTATTATGAGAGCAAGAGGTCTGGAATCCAGACCTGTCCCCAGAGTCGCAACCCAAGAGGTGACTTGATGAACCTGATTCAACTGGAACCCTACCGCACCACAGACGAACTGAAAGCCGAAATTCAGCGTCTGAAAACCGAGAAAAAAGCGGTGGTTCTCGCCCACAATTACCAGCGTCCAGAAGTGCAGGAGATTGCCGACTTCGTTGGCGACTCCCTCGGACTGGCCCGTCAGGCAGCCAGAACTGAAGCCGAAGTGATCGTTTTCGCTGGTGTGCACTTCATGGCAGAAACCGCTGCCATCCTCAACCCCGAGAAAAAAGTGTTGCTTCCCAACCTGAACGCGGGTTGCTCCCTGGCAGACACCATCACTGCAGACGATGTGCGGGCCTGGAAGCAAGACAATCCAGACGGTCTGGTTGTGGTCTATGTGAACACCACTGCAGATGTCAAAGCCGAGGCCGATTACTGCGTGACCAGCGGAAACGCCGTTGCCGTGGTCAACTCCTTGCCAAAGGACAGAAAGATCTTCTTTGCCCCAGACATGTTCCTGGCTGCTCACGTGGAACGCCAGACCGGACGCAAACTGGACATCTGGCTCGGTGAATGCCACGTGCACGCCGGAATCCGCCCGGATGACATCGATGCCCAGAAAGCGGAGAACCCCGGTGCAGAATTCCTGATTCACCCTGAGTGTGGATGCGCCAGTCACGCCATCTACAACTTCCCGGACACCCCGCTGCTCTCCACGGAAGCCATGATCAGCCACTCTCGCCAGTCTGAGGCGAAAGACTTCATCGTGGTGACCGAGATCGACATGGTGCACCGCCTGAGGCGCGAAGTTCCCGGGAAGAACTTCATTCCGGTGAACCGCACCGCCCTGTGCGAATACATGAAGATGATCTCCCTGGAGAACGTCTATGAAACCCTGCGCGACCTGAACAACCAGGTCACGGTGCCCCAGGAGGTGGCCGAAAAAGCCCTGACCAGCATCGAGCGCATGATCCAGATCGGGTGAATTTCAGACCGAAGAAATGAAAGAGGCACAGTCAGACTGTGCCTTTATTCCTGTGGACACTTCATTGCTGTGGAAAGAAGGTTAAACACCATGCCCCATGATCTGTTGATTGTCGGTAGTGGAATCACCGGGCTGTATGCGGCCCTGCATGCCAGAAGTCTGGGTTTGAGTGTTTTGCTGATCAGCAAGGCAAAACTGGAAAGTGGGTCCACCTTCTGGGCCCAGGGAGGTCTCGCCTTCCCCACCAGCCCAGAAGACGTTGAACCCCACGTACAGGACACCCTCAGGGCAGGTCGTGGCCTGTGCGATGAAAAAACGGTGCGCCTCTTTGTGGAGGAAGCCGGACAGCACCTGCAGAAACTGCTCTCTTATGGGGTCCCTTTTGAAGGCCACCAGACCCTGGAGGGTGGGCACAGCCACCCTAGGGTGTTTCATGCCTGGGGAGATGCATCTGGACGTGCTGTGAGTGTGACCCTCACCCAGGTGGTGCGGGATCAGGGCATTGAGGTGCTGGAAGGGGCTTTCGTGCAATCTCTGCTGCTCTCCGAGTCAGGGCGTGTGGTGGGTGTGCAGACCCGCAATCAGAATCACCTTGCTGGAGCGGTCCTGCTGGCCTCTGGAGGCTTCGGGCAGCTCTATCCAGTGACCACTGCACCCGAAGAGGCCACAGGAGACGGAATTGCCCTGGCTTACCGTGCAGGGGCCGTCCTCAGGGACATGGAATTCGTGCAGTTCCACCCCACTGTGTTTCTTGCTGGAAACCGGGGCCTCCTCATCACCGAGGCAGCACGGGGTGAAGGGGCCGTTCTGCTGAATGGCAACATGGAACGCTTCATGCAGGAATACGACCCCCAGGGCGAACTGGCTCCCAGAGATGTGGTGGCCCGTGCCATTGCTTCTGAAGAGGCAAAAACCGGGCGGGTGTACCTGGACCTGAGGCACCTTGGGGCTGAATTCGTGCAGCACCGTTTCCCCAGCATCTACGAACGCCTGCTGTCACATGGGGTGGACATCAGCACTGAACCTGTTCCCGTGAGTCCTGCCGTCCACTACACCATCGGAGGCATCTTCACCGATGTGGATGGAAAAACCACCCTGGAAGGCCTGTACGCTGCCGGAGAGGTCGCGTCTTCAGGGCTGCACGGTGCCAACCGTCTGGCAAGCAATTCCCTGCCAGAAGGTCTGGTTTTTGGAGTGCGGGCCGTAGAAGCAGCCCACAAAAGCCTGAAATTTGAATCTCCAGTGTCCAGAACCCAGCTTGAAACTGTGGGAAGCAAGGCCAGTGTTCAGCAGGTGATTGGTGCAGGGGCAGGCATCAACCGCACCGCTGAAACCCTCCGTCTGGCCCTCGAAACCCTCCCAGAGCCAGGGGCAACAGACGGCAGCACCATTGACACCCTCGAAGCAGGAAATCTGGCCCGTGTTGCCAGAACCGTCCTGAAAGGGGCACTGGACCGTGAGGAATCCAGAGGCGGCCATTTCCGCACAGATTATCCAGAGCCAGACGAAGTGCGTCACAGCCTCTTTCAGATTCCTCCCCTGCTGGAGACCTTATGATCAGACACGTCGTATTGCAGATCAAACCCGAAAAGGGCAACATCCAGGGCAATCTGGAACGCCTGAAGAAAGCCCTGCTGGACATCCGTGAAGAGTCTCCTGATGTGGTGGTTTTGCCAGAATCTTTTCTGACCGCCTATTTTCTGCAGGGAGGGGTGCGGGAACTGGCCCTGACGCAGCAGGAACTGTTTGTCCGCCTGAGCAGCATGTACCAGGAACTGAACTGGCCCGGTCTGCTTGATCTGGTGATTGGTTTTTACGAGCGTGAAGGGGGCACCTTCTACAATTCATGTGCCTATGTGGAACTCGGTGGAAGGGGCATCTTGCATGTGCACCGCAAGGTCTTCCTGCCCACCTACGGGGTCTTCGATGAGGAGCGTTACCTGTCCAGAGGCTCCCGCATTCAGGCCTTCAACTCCCGATTTGGACGGGTGGGCATGCTGATCTGCGAGGACTTCTGGCACACTGTGACCAGCACCATCATTGCTCTGGACGGCGCGCAGGTGGTTTATGTCCCCTCCGCAAGCCCTGCCCGTGGCTTTGCTTCCCAGAACCCAGCCAACATGGAACGCTGGAGTGCCCTGGCCCAGGCCGTCGCTGCTGAGCATGGCATGTACACCCTGCTCAGTTCCCTGATTGGCTTTGAAGGAGGCAAGGGCATGGTGGGAGGCAGCCTGATTGTCAGCCCGGAAGGCAAGATCATGGTTTCTGCTCCTGCCTTCGAGGAAGCTGCACTGGTTGCAGAAATCGATCTGGAACGCATTCCTGCCGTGAGGTACGACAACCCACTTCTGGCAGACCTGCAGGGGAACCTCCCTTCCATCCTGCCCGACCTGAACCGTGTGATGCACAGAGGTGAGAAATGAAGATCCTCAGGGCCGACAGAGGCAGCGAAGTGCTCGACCTCAATTGCGCACTTCTTGCCCAGTATCTGGAGCGTTTCATTCGAGAAGAGTTGGCATGGAGAGGATACAAAAAGGGCCTGATTGGTGTCAGTGGAGGGGTGGACTCCGCCCTCACCCTGGCCCTGGCCGTCCGTGCTCTGGGTGCCGAGAATGTGCATGCTGTGGCCATGCCACACCAGCGTTCTGCACCCACTTCCTTTGAGCACGCAAAACTGGTCTGTGATGCTTATGGGGTCACATTGGACACCGTGGACATCACACCCATTGTGGAAGGTTACGCCCAGACCGATCCAGAAATGACAGCCCGCAGACGGGGCAACCTGATGGCCCGCAGCCGCATGATGGTGCTCTTTGACCAGTCTGAAAAACACCACGCCCTGACCCTTGGGACAGGCAACAAGACTGAGCGTCTGTTTGGTTACTTCACCTGGCACGCAGATGACACCCCCCCCATCAACCCTCTGGGAGACCTGTACAAGACCCAGGTCTGGGGACTGTCGGAGTACGTTGGGGTGCCAGATGCCGTGCTGCACAAAGCCCCCACGGCAGACCTCGAAGCAGGCCAGACCGATGAGGGGGATCTGGGCATCACCTACAGACGGGCAGATGTGATTCTGGAGCACTACCTCAAAGGTTACCCCGATGCCTACATCGAGAGCCTGGGTTATCAGCTGTCTGAGATCGAGCGGGTAAAAACCCTGGTGAACCGCACCCACTGGAAGCGCACCACGCCAGCGACAGCCGTGGTCAGCAGCACAGCCATCAACGAGTTTTACCTGAGGCCTCTGGATTTCAGGATTCGGTAAACCCCTTTTGTGAAAATGGAAGACGACCCTCCATAGGGTCGTCTTCTTGCACCTTGAGGCTCAGAAGAAGACTTTGAGTCCTGCACGACCACCGAGGTCGAACCCTCCAAAGTTTCCAAAGGTGTATTTGGGTTGCAGTTCAGCAAAGATTGCAGCGGTTCTGGTGAATTCAAAATCTGCACCAAAATTACCACGCAGGGCCACACTGGGGTTGCCACTGCCCACACCCAGTTCCAGGCCGAAACCCACATAAGGCTTCACATCGCTCTTGCCAAATGGATAGAGCAGATCGGCTGCAAAACCCATGCCAAAGCTTCCCTGACGAATGTCAACCATCACTTCTCCACGGCCATCAAAGTCACCCAGGAACTTTTCGGCACCAATGCCCAGG of the Deinococcus cellulosilyticus NBRC 106333 = KACC 11606 genome contains:
- the nadB gene encoding L-aspartate oxidase; translation: MPHDLLIVGSGITGLYAALHARSLGLSVLLISKAKLESGSTFWAQGGLAFPTSPEDVEPHVQDTLRAGRGLCDEKTVRLFVEEAGQHLQKLLSYGVPFEGHQTLEGGHSHPRVFHAWGDASGRAVSVTLTQVVRDQGIEVLEGAFVQSLLLSESGRVVGVQTRNQNHLAGAVLLASGGFGQLYPVTTAPEEATGDGIALAYRAGAVLRDMEFVQFHPTVFLAGNRGLLITEAARGEGAVLLNGNMERFMQEYDPQGELAPRDVVARAIASEEAKTGRVYLDLRHLGAEFVQHRFPSIYERLLSHGVDISTEPVPVSPAVHYTIGGIFTDVDGKTTLEGLYAAGEVASSGLHGANRLASNSLPEGLVFGVRAVEAAHKSLKFESPVSRTQLETVGSKASVQQVIGAGAGINRTAETLRLALETLPEPGATDGSTIDTLEAGNLARVARTVLKGALDREESRGGHFRTDYPEPDEVRHSLFQIPPLLETL
- a CDS encoding NAD+ synthase: MKILRADRGSEVLDLNCALLAQYLERFIREELAWRGYKKGLIGVSGGVDSALTLALAVRALGAENVHAVAMPHQRSAPTSFEHAKLVCDAYGVTLDTVDITPIVEGYAQTDPEMTARRRGNLMARSRMMVLFDQSEKHHALTLGTGNKTERLFGYFTWHADDTPPINPLGDLYKTQVWGLSEYVGVPDAVLHKAPTADLEAGQTDEGDLGITYRRADVILEHYLKGYPDAYIESLGYQLSEIERVKTLVNRTHWKRTTPATAVVSSTAINEFYLRPLDFRIR
- the trpC gene encoding indole-3-glycerol phosphate synthase TrpC, which codes for MHLPDLTRVPGVLGEICTLRAQDYPLPVTTDFQEQQRTRRFEEALRNSPLALIAEVKQASPSLGAIAELDPVEAALSYQRGGASAISVLTEERYFKGSPEFLKAVVAKVDIPVLRKDFVLHPRMIEEAREWGASAVLLMVSVLGDLVGEYLEYTHHCGLDALVEVHTAEELDIALASGAPIIGVNNRDLTTLNIDLEVSPRLIAQARAAGFEGVLIAESGYSTPEQLAQIRGVADAVLVGSSLSGSGSLEEATRELLKV
- the nadA gene encoding quinolinate synthase NadA, which translates into the protein MNLIQLEPYRTTDELKAEIQRLKTEKKAVVLAHNYQRPEVQEIADFVGDSLGLARQAARTEAEVIVFAGVHFMAETAAILNPEKKVLLPNLNAGCSLADTITADDVRAWKQDNPDGLVVVYVNTTADVKAEADYCVTSGNAVAVVNSLPKDRKIFFAPDMFLAAHVERQTGRKLDIWLGECHVHAGIRPDDIDAQKAENPGAEFLIHPECGCASHAIYNFPDTPLLSTEAMISHSRQSEAKDFIVVTEIDMVHRLRREVPGKNFIPVNRTALCEYMKMISLENVYETLRDLNNQVTVPQEVAEKALTSIERMIQIG
- the nadC gene encoding carboxylating nicotinate-nucleotide diphosphorylase; protein product: MLSLDERLKFALQEDIGRGDVTTLSTVPTGQQGIGLLKLKSTGVVFGLDVARSVFHLVDPELQVSWDVQDGRALDPQVLGKVTGSMQSILLGERLALNLMQRLSGVATLTRAFVDALGDSNTKVLDTRKTTPLWRDLEKAAVRAGGGVNHRFGLDDGLLIKDNHVVAAGGVRNAIQAAKERFYLIKIECEVESLEQLREAIEAGADRIMLDNMDDANLQAAVRIRNELNPAISLEASGNMSIERLRRIKDFGLDFVSVGALTHSATSLDISLDVRLA
- the hpt gene encoding hypoxanthine phosphoribosyltransferase, whose amino-acid sequence is MVFSPGNGEVQISAETIQQRIREIGEQITRDYAGQEPHLICVLNGAFLFHADLVRAINLPLTVDFLAVSSYGNAKQSSGEVKLIKDLSLPISNRHVILVEDIVDTGITMNYLLHYLEGRQPASLKVAALLSKPSRRKVQVPVEYVGFEIPDAFVYGFGLDRSQRDRNLTFITSQET
- a CDS encoding diacylglycerol/lipid kinase family protein; protein product: MQRVLIIENKKAGRGNHNLHEFRDLMIDKGINVVERELSRETTPHALTADADTFEAVVAAGGDGTISCVAHALSGKDIPLLTFPAGTANLIAVNLGIQDHAENLYDLLENGESSRIDLAELVVGTKQYGFTMLAGVGLDAEMIHASEELKPTLGVAAYVVAMLKKIAVPEADITLEMDGKTVKTRGMSVMIANFGMATFGIPIAEGIDPSDGLFTIIVLKGNTPLALVPSIIESIKAHLKVGKVDYGDRVEIYHCREITIHTDPVLPVQYDGEVVEDAHTPVHARVIPRAVRMIRAREKEELAT
- a CDS encoding nitrilase-related carbon-nitrogen hydrolase, translated to MIRHVVLQIKPEKGNIQGNLERLKKALLDIREESPDVVVLPESFLTAYFLQGGVRELALTQQELFVRLSSMYQELNWPGLLDLVIGFYEREGGTFYNSCAYVELGGRGILHVHRKVFLPTYGVFDEERYLSRGSRIQAFNSRFGRVGMLICEDFWHTVTSTIIALDGAQVVYVPSASPARGFASQNPANMERWSALAQAVAAEHGMYTLLSSLIGFEGGKGMVGGSLIVSPEGKIMVSAPAFEEAALVAEIDLERIPAVRYDNPLLADLQGNLPSILPDLNRVMHRGEK